The proteins below come from a single Aegilops tauschii subsp. strangulata cultivar AL8/78 chromosome 6, Aet v6.0, whole genome shotgun sequence genomic window:
- the LOC109758234 gene encoding protein CANDIDATE G-PROTEIN COUPLED RECEPTOR 7-like produces the protein MGTSVAVTVAFAVVLFLARATHAEIRTTLIVSDARPLILFEQFGFARGGKAALSIRRSAWNLRPGSRLAGVDPTLMGFVLISGTQFPKINNASQYAAADPGGGSFCVLTSGFAVPMIRLSDVPPGGATSILSIDDPDEYAVVFNNCQEGAEVTMDVRTEMYNVRGGVPDGLRDYLPVGLQPLPNIYTVVSVVYFVFLAVWVWTCLRKRAAAERIHVVMGALLLFKALKMACAAEDTWYVESTGTPHGWDVAFYVFGFFKGVLLFTVIVLIGTGWSFLKPYLQEREKNVLMIVIPLQVIENLVLVVIGETGPTGRDWVVWNHVFLLVDVICCCAVFFPIIWSIRGLREASKTDGKAARNLHKLTLFKRFYIVVVGYLYFTRIIVSAFLAVLNYKYQWGVNVAVEAASFAFYVFVFYNFHPVEKNPYLYVGDDEEESAGGQLEMDERAF, from the exons ATGGGCACCTCGGTCGCCGTCACCGTCGCCTTCGCGGTCGTCCTCTTCCTTGCGCGGGCAACCCATGCCGAGATCAGGACAACGCTCATCGTGTCGGACGCGCGGCCCCTGATCCTCTTCGAGCAGTTTGGCTTCGCGCGAGGCGGCAAGGCCGCCCTCTCCATCCGCCGCTCGGCATGGAACCTCCGGCCGGGGTCACGCCTCGCCGGAGTCGACCCCACCCTCATGGGATTCGTCCTCATCTCGGGAACGCAGTTCCCGAAGATCAACAACGCGTCCCAGTACGCCGCCGCCGACCCAGGAGGCGGCAGCTTCTGCGTACTCACGAGCGGGTTCGCCGTCCCGATGATCCGGCTCAGCGACGTGCCGCCTGGAGGCGCCACCAGCATCCTGAGCATCGACGACCCCGACGAGTACGCGGTGGTGTTCAACAACTGCCAGGAGGGCGCGGAGGTGACCATGGACGTGCGCACCGAGATGTACAACGTGCGGGGCGGCGTCCCCGACGGGCTGAGGGACTACCTCCCCGTGGGGCTCCAGCCGCTGCCCAACATCTACACCGTGGTGTCGGTGGTGTACTTCGTGTTCCTGGCGGTGTGGGTGTGGACGTGCCTGCGGAAgcgcgcggcggcggagcggaTCCACGTGGTGATGGGCGCGCTGCTGCTGTTCAAGGCGCTCAAGATGGCGTGCGCGGCGGAGGACACGTGGTACGTGGAGTCCACGGGCACGCCGCACGGCTGGGACGTCGCCTTCTACGTCTTCGGCTTCTTCAAGGGCGTCCTGCTCTTCACCGTCATCGTGCTCATCGGCACCGGCTGGTCCTTTCTCAAGCCCTACCTCCAG GAGCGGGAGAAGAACGTGCTGATGATAGTGATCCCGCTGCAAGTGATCGAGAACCTGGTGCTGGTGGTGATCGGGGAGACGGGGCCGACGGGGCGGGACTGGGTGGTGTGGAACCACGTGTTCCTGCTGGTGGACGTCATCTGCTGCTGCGCCGTCTTCTTCCCCATCATCTGGTCCATCCGGGGCCTGCGCGAGGCCTCCAAGACCGACGGCAAGGCGGCGCGCAACCTCCACAAGCTCACCCTCTTCAAGCGCTTCTACATCGTCGTCGTCGGCTACCTCTACTTCACCCGGATCATCGTCTCCGCCTTCCTCGCCGTGCTCAACTACAAGTACCAGTGGGGCGTCAACGTCGCCGTCGAGGCCGCCAGCTTCGCCTTCTATGTCTTCGTCTTCTACAACTTCCACCCGGTGGAGAAGAACCCGTACCTGTACGTcggcgacgacgaggaggagtctGCCGGTGGACAGCTCGAGATGGACGAGCGGGCTTTCTAA